A part of Arachis hypogaea cultivar Tifrunner chromosome 12, arahy.Tifrunner.gnm2.J5K5, whole genome shotgun sequence genomic DNA contains:
- the LOC112727482 gene encoding PHD finger protein ING1 isoform X4 — protein MSSFWSSWNSGLLALCHEIQRQNEQRCEQEIEDIRRGVRSGNITPDTSVIRFSNEALDEQKHSIRIAGEKVALAVQAYDLVDTRIQQLDRYLKKFDEELRRERENAAISGVPTSAPDGNTKSGRGNEGGRGGRKKRQTSVAVATEAQPAPVNPTGMELDLPVDPNEPTYCFCNQVSYGEMVACDNPDCKIEWFHFGCVGLKEQPKGKWYCSNCAVTKNRRRGK, from the exons ATGTCGTCGTTCTGGTCGTCCTGGAACTCAGGCCTTCTTGCTCTCTGCCACG AGATTCAAAGGCAAAATGAACAACGCTgtgaacaagaaattgaagatatTAGGCGAGGAGTTAGGTCTGGAAACATCACACCTGATACTTCGGTTATTCGATTTTCCAATGAAGCACTTGATGAGCAAAAGCATAGCATTAGGATTGCTGGTGAAAAGGTTGCTCTGGCTGTTCAGGCATATGATTTG GTAGATACACGCATACAACAACTTGATCGGTATCTGAAGAAGTTTGATGAGGAGCTTCGGCGCG AAAGAGAAAATGCTGCAATAAGTGGAGTTCCTACTTCAGCTCCTGATGGCAATACAAAATCTGGAAGGGGTAATGAAGGTGGCAGAGGAGGGCGTAAAAA ACGCCAAACATCTGTTGCAGTGGCAACAGAAGCACAACCTGCACCTGTGAACCCAACTGGCATGGAATTGGATTTACCAGTTGATCCAAATGAACCCACATACTGCTTTTGTAACCAAGTTAGCTATGGCGAGATGGTTGCCTGTGATAACCCTGAC TGCAAAATAGAGTGGTTTCATTTTGGTTGTGTCGGTCTGAAAGAACAACCAAAAGGAAAATGGTATTGTTCAAATTGCGCAGTAACAAAAAATCGTCGCAGAGGCAAATGA
- the LOC112727482 gene encoding PHD finger protein ING1 isoform X1, which produces MSSFWSSWNSGLLALCHGLEKFRPDKAAETSESGRSTALMSFLEEFQANLESLPVILQKKYALLRDLDKSLQEIQRQNEQRCEQEIEDIRRGVRSGNITPDTSVIRFSNEALDEQKHSIRIAGEKVALAVQAYDLVDTRIQQLDRYLKKFDEELRRERENAAISGVPTSAPDGNTKSGRGNEGGRGGRKKRQTSVAVATEAQPAPVNPTGMELDLPVDPNEPTYCFCNQVSYGEMVACDNPDCKIEWFHFGCVGLKEQPKGKWYCSNCAVTKNRRRGK; this is translated from the exons ATGTCGTCGTTCTGGTCGTCCTGGAACTCAGGCCTTCTTGCTCTCTGCCACG GCCTAGAAAAGTTCAG GCCGGACAAAGCAGCAGAGACATCGGAGTCCGGACGGAGCACAGCCCTAATGTCGTTCCTTGAAGAATTTCAAGCCA ATTTGGAGTCTCTACCCGTTATTCTTCAGAAGAAGTATGCCTTGTTGCGTGACCTAGATAAGAGTTTACAGG AGATTCAAAGGCAAAATGAACAACGCTgtgaacaagaaattgaagatatTAGGCGAGGAGTTAGGTCTGGAAACATCACACCTGATACTTCGGTTATTCGATTTTCCAATGAAGCACTTGATGAGCAAAAGCATAGCATTAGGATTGCTGGTGAAAAGGTTGCTCTGGCTGTTCAGGCATATGATTTG GTAGATACACGCATACAACAACTTGATCGGTATCTGAAGAAGTTTGATGAGGAGCTTCGGCGCG AAAGAGAAAATGCTGCAATAAGTGGAGTTCCTACTTCAGCTCCTGATGGCAATACAAAATCTGGAAGGGGTAATGAAGGTGGCAGAGGAGGGCGTAAAAA ACGCCAAACATCTGTTGCAGTGGCAACAGAAGCACAACCTGCACCTGTGAACCCAACTGGCATGGAATTGGATTTACCAGTTGATCCAAATGAACCCACATACTGCTTTTGTAACCAAGTTAGCTATGGCGAGATGGTTGCCTGTGATAACCCTGAC TGCAAAATAGAGTGGTTTCATTTTGGTTGTGTCGGTCTGAAAGAACAACCAAAAGGAAAATGGTATTGTTCAAATTGCGCAGTAACAAAAAATCGTCGCAGAGGCAAATGA
- the LOC112727482 gene encoding PHD finger protein ING1 isoform X2, whose product MSSFWSSWNSGLLALCHDLESLPVILQKKYALLRDLDKSLQEIQRQNEQRCEQEIEDIRRGVRSGNITPDTSVIRFSNEALDEQKHSIRIAGEKVALAVQAYDLVDTRIQQLDRYLKKFDEELRRERENAAISGVPTSAPDGNTKSGRGNEGGRGGRKKRQTSVAVATEAQPAPVNPTGMELDLPVDPNEPTYCFCNQVSYGEMVACDNPDCKIEWFHFGCVGLKEQPKGKWYCSNCAVTKNRRRGK is encoded by the exons ATGTCGTCGTTCTGGTCGTCCTGGAACTCAGGCCTTCTTGCTCTCTGCCACG ATTTGGAGTCTCTACCCGTTATTCTTCAGAAGAAGTATGCCTTGTTGCGTGACCTAGATAAGAGTTTACAGG AGATTCAAAGGCAAAATGAACAACGCTgtgaacaagaaattgaagatatTAGGCGAGGAGTTAGGTCTGGAAACATCACACCTGATACTTCGGTTATTCGATTTTCCAATGAAGCACTTGATGAGCAAAAGCATAGCATTAGGATTGCTGGTGAAAAGGTTGCTCTGGCTGTTCAGGCATATGATTTG GTAGATACACGCATACAACAACTTGATCGGTATCTGAAGAAGTTTGATGAGGAGCTTCGGCGCG AAAGAGAAAATGCTGCAATAAGTGGAGTTCCTACTTCAGCTCCTGATGGCAATACAAAATCTGGAAGGGGTAATGAAGGTGGCAGAGGAGGGCGTAAAAA ACGCCAAACATCTGTTGCAGTGGCAACAGAAGCACAACCTGCACCTGTGAACCCAACTGGCATGGAATTGGATTTACCAGTTGATCCAAATGAACCCACATACTGCTTTTGTAACCAAGTTAGCTATGGCGAGATGGTTGCCTGTGATAACCCTGAC TGCAAAATAGAGTGGTTTCATTTTGGTTGTGTCGGTCTGAAAGAACAACCAAAAGGAAAATGGTATTGTTCAAATTGCGCAGTAACAAAAAATCGTCGCAGAGGCAAATGA
- the LOC112727482 gene encoding PHD finger protein ING1 isoform X3, producing the protein MSFLEEFQANLESLPVILQKKYALLRDLDKSLQEIQRQNEQRCEQEIEDIRRGVRSGNITPDTSVIRFSNEALDEQKHSIRIAGEKVALAVQAYDLVDTRIQQLDRYLKKFDEELRRERENAAISGVPTSAPDGNTKSGRGNEGGRGGRKKRQTSVAVATEAQPAPVNPTGMELDLPVDPNEPTYCFCNQVSYGEMVACDNPDCKIEWFHFGCVGLKEQPKGKWYCSNCAVTKNRRRGK; encoded by the exons ATGTCGTTCCTTGAAGAATTTCAAGCCA ATTTGGAGTCTCTACCCGTTATTCTTCAGAAGAAGTATGCCTTGTTGCGTGACCTAGATAAGAGTTTACAGG AGATTCAAAGGCAAAATGAACAACGCTgtgaacaagaaattgaagatatTAGGCGAGGAGTTAGGTCTGGAAACATCACACCTGATACTTCGGTTATTCGATTTTCCAATGAAGCACTTGATGAGCAAAAGCATAGCATTAGGATTGCTGGTGAAAAGGTTGCTCTGGCTGTTCAGGCATATGATTTG GTAGATACACGCATACAACAACTTGATCGGTATCTGAAGAAGTTTGATGAGGAGCTTCGGCGCG AAAGAGAAAATGCTGCAATAAGTGGAGTTCCTACTTCAGCTCCTGATGGCAATACAAAATCTGGAAGGGGTAATGAAGGTGGCAGAGGAGGGCGTAAAAA ACGCCAAACATCTGTTGCAGTGGCAACAGAAGCACAACCTGCACCTGTGAACCCAACTGGCATGGAATTGGATTTACCAGTTGATCCAAATGAACCCACATACTGCTTTTGTAACCAAGTTAGCTATGGCGAGATGGTTGCCTGTGATAACCCTGAC TGCAAAATAGAGTGGTTTCATTTTGGTTGTGTCGGTCTGAAAGAACAACCAAAAGGAAAATGGTATTGTTCAAATTGCGCAGTAACAAAAAATCGTCGCAGAGGCAAATGA